Proteins from one Bos taurus isolate L1 Dominette 01449 registration number 42190680 breed Hereford chromosome 7, ARS-UCD2.0, whole genome shotgun sequence genomic window:
- the BABAM1 gene encoding BRISC and BRCA1-A complex member 1, whose translation MEVAEPSCPTEEEEEEEEEEEQSAEPRPRTRSNPEGAEDRALGAQTSVGSRSEGEGEAASADDGTANPPGAGPKPWQVPPPAPEVQVRTPRVNCPEKVIICLDLSEEMALPKLESFNGSKTNALNVSQKMIEMFVRTKHKIDKSHEFALVVVNDDTAWLSGLTSDPRELCSCLYDLETASCSTFNLEGLFSLIQQKTELPVTENVQTIPPPYVVRTILVYSRPPCQPQFSLTEPMKKMFQCPYFFFDVVYIHNGADEKEEEMSWKDMFAFMGSLDTKGTSYKYEVALAGPALELHNCMAKLLAHPLQRPCQSHASYSLLEEDDEATEVEATV comes from the exons ATGGAGGTGGCGGAGCCCAGCTGTCCCacggaagaggaggaagaagaggaggaggaagaggagcagtCAGCTGAGCCCAGGCCCCGCACTCGCTCCAACCCTGAGGGGGCTGAGGACCGGGCGCTGGGGGCTCAGACCAGTGTGGGCAGCCGCAGTGAGGGTGAGGGCGAGGCGGCCAGTGCTGATGATGGGACCGCCAACCCTCCAGGAGCCGGTCCCAAGCCGTGGCAGGTGCCTCCACCAGCCCCAGAGGTCCAGGTGCGGACCCCAAGGGTCAACTGTCCAGAGAAAGTG ATCATCTGCCTGGACCTGTCAGAGGAAATGGCGCTGCCAAAGCTTGAGTCATTCAATGG CTCCAAAACCAACGCCCTCAACGTCTCCCAGAAAATGATCGAGATGTTCGTGCGGACAAAACACAAAATTGACAAGAGCCATGAATTTGCACTGGTGGTGGTGAACGACGACACTGCTTGG CTGTCTGGCCTGACCTCGGACCCCCGTGAACTCTGCAGCTGCCTCTATGACCTGGAAACAGCTTCCTGTTCCACTTTCA ATCTGGAAGGTCTCTTCAGCCTCAT CCAGCAGAAGACTGAGCTGCCAGTCACGGAGAACGTGCAGACGATCCCGCCGCCCTATGTGGTCCGAACCATCCTGGTCTATAGCCGTCCACCCTGCCAGCCCCAGTTCTCCCTGACAGAGCCCATGAAG AAAATGTTCCAGTGCCCgtatttcttctttgatgttGTTTACATCCACAACGGCGCTGacgagaaggaggaggaaatgagctGGAAG GACATGTTTGCCTTCATGGGAAGCCTGGATACCAAGGGTACCAGTTATAAGTACGAAGTGGCGCTGGCTGGGCCAGCCCTTGAGCTTCACAACTGTATGGCCAAGCTGCTGGCTCATCCACTGCAGCGGCCTTGCCAAAGCCATGCCTCCTACAGCCTGCTGGAGGAGGACGATGAAGCCACTGAGGTTGAGGCCACTGTCTGA